Within the Medicago truncatula cultivar Jemalong A17 chromosome 4, MtrunA17r5.0-ANR, whole genome shotgun sequence genome, the region TTTTGACACAACAGTTCCAACGTGAATAATCAGCCCTATGAATCACTTATACAGCAGTGTAAACCACAACTTAGTCATTTAAGGCATTTTACTTAAAACAGCTTAACTGACAGCTTATGCCCTCTAAACAATTCAATTTCTATTCTAATTTTCCAGAATCAAAGAAAACATGTATACATATCTCCTAACCCATTTCTACGAAATTTCATCATGCTATGCTTAATAATCACTTGTAATAGTTTATAGAAACAACTTACACGCTTTAAGTCCTAAATTCTCACACCAATGCTCCTAGCTTATAATCATTCTTCATACCATGTTTCTAAATACCTTTATTACACATAATCATCTTCAATTACACATTCAACATACAACAAAGCTTACACTAAATAAATTTCCATGAAAAGGTGATCATACCATTCACCTTATGATTGATCCATTCTTTAATGCTCTAAGGCAAGCTCATAAGTTATTTTCCATGAGATTACAGTGAGATTGAAGACCTGGAAAATCATGGAGGAAGGGGCTGTTGAGACTAAACATAAAGGGAGGAAGAAATTTGAAGTTTGCTTCTTGCTTAAGCCACTCCTAGAAGCACATATAAATGATTTCTTGCATGATTACTAAaaaaattttgatgaaaaattgagTGGGTGAGGGTGATGGTGAGAAGGTGGAAGAAGGgggttaaaattgcatttaagccatttttaaaaaatcttaagTGCCAAAAGACCACAATGCCCCTCAAGTGAAAAGACACAATCACCATCCGTTAATACGTAACCATTAAATTCTTCGAGTTCATTGGAATAATGAGCGAGATGTTTACAGACTAATGTCTCATTTCTCAGTAAATAATTAACCCCTTTAACAATTATTTATGTTCTCACATGTAACTGATACGACAATTTATTACAAATTCAGCGGGATATTACAAGAATAGAGATTACACTGTAGATATGGCTGTGGAGCTTACACGTATGATTATTTCTATGTCATTTATACCAATTTTGATTAATAACCAATTGTATATTTTGGTTTAAAATTTATGTGCCTCTTTAGTACAATTTTGAGGAACTTTTCAtctattaatgttttttttcttcttcctaatTGTAGCCTACACTGTAAATGGTACATCTACAGATGAGGTAAAAGTTAAGCATGAACTTTGTTGTTCCTTTTATTCTCTGAGTATTGAAGCTTCAAACTCTTCCACTTACTAGCTGATTTGTTTGTTTAGATTCCAGTTATACCCGGGACTTTGGAAGGGCTCTTTCATTCATTGAAGTACAGTTATGgcaatttttcaatttacaTTCATGAAAATGGTAAGTCTAccttagattaaaaaaaaaaaaaacaacaattctTCTTTTGATTGCTATTACAAACTGACAACATAGAGTAAATTATATAAGCAttaatatgaagaagaaaaaaaaaacataataacataTTCAATAGTTTTAAATCAAACCAATACAGACAAGTACAtcacacaaacaacaataaaaaaaataaaaggagctTAAAATCAAATGTCTCAGCATCAAACTGTCTgaaattaaagttaaatataaaaattacaataCCCAAATATTTGAGACTCCACATAAAGTTTCAACAGGTACTACGGACACTCTTTAATACAATGGAAAAGTTGGAAAAAAGATACCTACAAACTTACTAATGTAATAAAACCAGGCCAAACGCCAACGTGGATTGATGCAACACTGTTATGAAGGTCAGTAGTATTGTTATGTAAGATGGTGTGAAACTCCAATAAAATGTTATCATGTCCACATTtgtttcctcttcttcattGTCATTGGATTGTGATGATGGTGAAGACTTGGCACCTTCACACTTTCGGTCGAGGAGTGGTCCACAAAGATCGGGATTACCTCTGTAGCTGTCCTCAATGAAGGTTGCAAACTGTCCTGTACTAGGTGGTGTTCCAGAAAGGTTGTTGTATGACACATTGAATATTTCTAAAGAGGTCAACTTGGTTAGTTCATAAGGTATCTTACCACTCAAGTTATTGTATGATAAGTCAAGGCTTTCTATTTGGGTAAGATTTGAAAAAGTAATTGGAATAGGACCAGACAAGTGATTATGTGATAGGTTCAAGGCTCTAACTGGTTGAAGGTGACCAATTTGAGAAGGGATGACACCTGTTAGGTTATTCCATGATAAATCCAATCCAGTCATATTCTCTAGAACTTTACCCTTGTAAAAGTATTCATAGTGCTTTGTTCTGAACTCCACTTCAAATTGTAGATCTTCATTAAACAAACTCCATGGAGGTTGAATCGACAAACTAGCATTGAAGGAAATTGTTGGTAGATATCCGGATATTGAGAATTCAAAAGTAGGACCGTCATCATCATCAACGTATTGTCTCATTCCAAATGACATATTTCGGAAGCAAGATGGTATTGAAGCATTGAGCATGTTCCGTGATAGGTCCATTATGTCGATCTTTTTTAACCGACACAATTGAATTGGAATATCTCCTTCCAAGTTGTTCCCTCCTAGTAAAAGAACACGTAACTCTGATAGGTTATCCATCCAGTGGGGAATTTTACCTGAAAATTTGTTCTCCCTCAAATCTAGAAGTTGTAGTTGTGAGCCTTTAGAGAGTTCAGATGGTATTGATCCAGGGAGATTATTCTTTTGCAAATACAAGAACCTAAGAACTGTCAAACCACTTAACTTTGGGATTGCTCCAACTAACTTGTTTTGAGAAAGATCCAAAATATAAAGACTGGACATGTTGGAAATCTCAATAGGGATCTCACCTTCTAATTGATTTTCAGACATAACAAGGGAAACCATGTTAGAAAACTTCCCAATTGAACTAGGAATTTTGCCTGTGATTGAGTTATTGGATATGGATAGCATTGTTAATCTTGTATTATTTCCCAATACATCTTCAAGTGTTCCACTAAAGTTGTTATTACTGAGCAATAACCAAAGCAAGTTCgctaaattacaaaatttaggAATATTCCCTCGGAGAAAGTTGTTGGAGAGCTTCAAGTATTGTAACTCATTCAACTCTGTGGCCAATTGTTCAGGTAACTCACCTGAGAAATGATTCTGAGAGAGGTCCAAGTACTTAAGATATATTTCCTTCAAAGCTATTCCATGAAATGTTCAAATAGGTAACACTAGGAAGGAATATACCAATATCTTTTGGAAGCAAACCACTCAAATTGTTGTTTGATATATCCAAATAATTCATGTTATGATTATCTATCAACGAACTTGGGAATGAACCAACTAAATTGTTTCTGGAGAGGTCCAAGAATACCAAATTATATTGATATGAAAGAAAAGTAGGAATGACACTTCCTTCGTCCATGTTTAGGTTGCAATTTCTAAGAATGAGTGTCTTCAATTGAAATTTGGGAAACCACTTTGTCTTTTCAGTTTCAATGAGAACTCCACTGTTTTCCGGTGAAATATATAGATGCTGAAGATTTGAGTGATTAGCCAAAGTGGTCAATGAAAATGATCCTTGCATGTAATTTCCATAGATGGATAGTATGCAAGAGATGTGAGATTGGTAGTGAAGGATGGAAAATTTCTCCCATGATAGAACGTATCAATAACTTCTATTGACCAAATGATTTAAATTTTCCATCCCAAATTGAtccattaattaaataataaaatgagttcATCTTTAGGAAAATATCCATATAGCATTTCATTAGATATTAAGTCGTTAATACAAGACGgtatattaatataaatttgaGAGCTAGCTCGAGAGGTGACACACGTGAGTTTGTTAATACAAGACGGTATATCAACTTTCTTTGAGTCCACTGTGAAATCAACATTTTCCAATCACTGTTGTATGTCCTCAACCGTGCATGAGTTTTAGATTCATAAGCGTTTTGATGGTAGgtgtaattaaaaatataagagaTTATTAATGAGCCCAGGTTCAACAGCTAATTGTAATCTCATGGATATAAACAAAGTAAGATACATTGACATTCGAGGtatgagaaaaatatagaaaaatgcttttacaaaaaacacaaaaatcgcGCAAAAGTGTTAATACTAGCAATAAACCTttcaatgaaaaacaataacattATGAAAGAAACTGTAAAACATAGGGTCTCAAAATGAATTACTTACTTACAAAATTTGATGTATTAAGAATGAGGGTTGTAAGCTATTACTTGTATTCTATTAAAGTAGCATTTTACAAAGATTTTAACAAAGAAATAATCATGTCCTGAGCGAAAACCAGATCAGCTCTTAACAGTTTATGCGGTTCCATGAGAAAATCGTTTATACATTTGTTCCAAGAAGCTGGTCCGAGCGGCTATAATTGAACGATTTTAACAACTATGTTCAATTATTTGTTAGATTTGCAAGAGAATAGGGCACCTAGAACAAACTTGTGTCCTACAAAATTTATCTACTTATTTTTAAAGATGTAATTTAAGTATCAACTATCAACGAAATTGGAATTTAAGGAAACATAATCGAGTAGcaataaaaaatcacaattaCCTGCTgttaggttgattttttttaatgttttgggCACGAATCCTCGGTTTAAGCCAGTTACTCCATCCTGTGCCACAATATCTGCATcaaccaaaaaattaatatggtaTTTACACAAGAACACTGAAGCAAATAAACTTCAACTATTCCCCAGTGTGTGCACGCAGTTTTTGCAGAAATAAGGGAATTAATTATTCTTATACATTTGTTACTAATTCAAATTATTCGAATGTAATGTCTGTGCGCAACAAATATAATGTGTCAGTCACCGTAAAAAATGATGAAGCTAAAAATGAAAACTGAGCGATCTATAAGGATTACCCTTCAATTGCATCTCTCTTTGAACGATCTGTCCAGAGGATAGCATGCAAGTGTGGCAGGGATGTTTCAGTTCTCTTTTGATATTTCTCTAGTAGCGAACAACTTCTTTAGTCTATTACCTATATACAAGGTTAAGATGTTCTAATTTCGATGTCAACATTCAAAATCCAAAGTACATAAAAGATTAGAGATTACTAATGAACTCACAATTTAAAATGATTGCAATATATGGAACAATTTCAATAAGAGGAAGGACCAAGGCTCAAGGCAACCTAGAAAAGCCACAATTCTTTTCATTAAAACGGGAAATATCTAATGAAAATGATTAACAAAGTAAGATAATTGACATTTGAagtatgagaaaaatataaaaagttactttacatagagaaagaaaaaaaagtggcTCAAGAGTGTTAGCACAAGCAGTAGCACTACACCTTTCAATGTGAACTATTACTTAAAAAAGCAGAAGTCACAGTTAAGTAATTTTTGTAAAGCAGAGTTGTTCTTGTGTTAACTTTTCAAAAAAGTTTTGCAAAAACAGAGTTGGTTGAGTTTGTAGGtgttgttaatgttgatgaaGTATGAAACAAGACTGTTGaattatgagttgttaataaagaattaagtgaagtattaatatttattaatcgttgttgtttatgttattatgaaatgatgattatgttgtgttgtttatgttattatgaggtgatgattatgttgtgttgtttatgttgttataagatgatgtttatgatgtgatgatttatgatgttatatgatgatggttatgatttgattattatgtgctatgtgatgatgtatataatgcgatgaatatgaagttaataatgattagaagttgattgagttattaatgaagtattataagaagatttaaagttattaattgatgaagtataagttgttaaatgcttttgatgaattatatgcttattattattgaatgtgaaatctcaccccttctgcttggaaatgttgctcttcgtatgagtaacttgcaggtaatcaagttTAGCTGTGAAGTGAGTcgattctctcacgtgtgtcttaggtgctctgatacgtaacggaatgagaattttgttgttgctttctgttccttacgtattattttatgaagttttatgaacatgttgttggaataattttataagattttacattgaggcctttgtgccaaggttgttttaaaatgttgaaataatttccactacaataagatttaatttgatgattgagataattagtaattttactatattcaaaattgaaagaagtgtagcatcctgtttagttgttttactctgatttatgcaaaaaaattcaagttgggaaaacgggatgttacatCAACGAACCATGAAATCAATGGTTATTAATTCTATCATCATACTACTATATCTCAACTTTAATGTTCCTACATAGTTGTGTTAAACTGTTAATTCAAAGGAGAATGCTAAACAGTGCCATCAGGGCATTGGTTAAACAACCAAAATAAGTACTCCTTTCGTTCTATATtaagtgacacagttgaccttaTCACACACACTAATGCACAATTATGatctatattttgaaaatactcatcaagacgaatctaacgacatcttatacgATATTATTGTTAAAGTAACTTAGGTCAATATTGCACATTTCAAATAGGTCATCTATTGtaggacggagagagtaattttttataaaaaaggatgtaattattacttaatcaaaagtcaaaacttatattttcaaaacaaattttctaTTTGTAATTTCCTTAACCATTACCCTAAAAACAATAGTTAGCAAGATCCTAGTTTAAACTTACACTAAAGATTAAGGCAAATATGAAGACTAACTTAGTGGGAATCAATCACATCATCGCCACAAAAAccataataaataaacaataaagcAGCGTCTGACCTATGTTTCTTGAGTCTCTCCAAATTATCTCTCAACTTCATGTCAAGTTGGTTGGAGACAACTTGAGAAAATTTTCCATCCTTGTAATCCTTCTTCCTATTCAAAAACCAATCTGGAACCTTGAATTGACGAGGATTCGCAACCAGCcctaaaaatatgatttgataAAACTCTGTCATTATGTTATCCAACTCTGCAGCACTCAACTCACCAGCcctaaaaatatgatttgataAAACTCAACAAAACCATTAATTTTAACAACCAAAATGATTGATTTTTAAATCGCAACTACGAACCTCTAGTTCATGTCAACATCAACCTTCTTACAGAAGATTTTAGCGAATAGCCTGCCAATACCCTTGATGGAGGTTATTGTGAACTGGATCTTCTGCTTTCCGTCAACGTTTATGTTCAGCACGTGCAGAATGTGCTGAAATTCCTAGTTCGCCACCAAAGACTGTAAAACATCATGAAAAATTACAGAAAAACAGCTACATGGTAGAGAAAGAGATGCAATCGGAACTGGAAACGTACTATTTTAGACTAGCCGACGAAGGTTTCGTTGAACGCCAAGGGTGTGTATCTAGGGCTTGCGAACGatggagaattagggttatgagaattgataatttataataaaaatgctAAGTTCGTAAATAGACTGACGGTTCTACCCTAGATATAATGTTTTTGGACTTTGGCAAATACACACATTATTGCAAATTTATGCATTCAATTGATTAtaatcataaaattaatttatttgtttttttgaaaatgagaaaatcattcgatatttatatgatatggaAAACCGCATAGAACAATTATCATATACATTTATGctttataaaaactaaaatattacatgTTGCTTACACTACTCAAAACTTAGAGATATGTTGCTAAATGTGGTCATTTTCTATAGCAACTAACACTCGTGTTAAACATGAGCTAGAATTTCATCATATTTGAGGGAGAAAAATAGATTTACAAAAGTTCTATAGcctaatattgttttttttttttgtgttttttttggggAATAttgagttatttatttttaataattactATAGTAATTTTAGTTCTTTGAGGCAACTTATTTATTCATATGTCATATTTCACATGTAAATTGTACTTTGAAGTTAGTTGTTGTCAATTGTGTTCTCTTTTAAGGTTgacaaaataacaataattattggAAATTCACACATATAATTGGAGGACCAATATTTAAATTTCAGTCACGACATCTGAtctaataatttatgtattttttatcaattgagttagAACTTCTGATTTCCTTcttgaactttttttattttttagagagcCTTGTTGAACTTATTGTTTAGATGCATACACATTTATAATGTAAATGTGTAATCTAAAGTTGCGCTATCAAGTTCTTAGTCTTACATTCACCAAAAAGCAAAAGTTCTTAGTGgtgcaattttttaaaaacttctaaatttttttcatttatttggttagtaaaaaataaattaagttgaTAAAGTGGAGTACAAAATTTAGACCATAAGTTTGGTAAGACTAAACTTAAATTAAATGTACTTAATTTATAGGGATCGAAAATATACCcatattttttgagggaatacTTAACCCCATATTATTAAGTTCGTGTTTAATGGGGGTGAACGTGA harbors:
- the LOC25491453 gene encoding receptor-like protein 15, translating into MQGSFSLTTLANHSNLQHLYISPENSGVLIETEKTKWFPKFQLKTLILRNCNLNMDEGSVIPTFLSYQYNLVFLDLSRNNLVGSFPSSLIDNHNMNYLDISNNNLSGLLPKDIGIFLPSVTYLNISWNSFEGSELPEQLATELNELQYLKLSNNFLRGNIPKFCNLANLLWLLLSNNNFSGTLEDVLGNNTRLTMLSISNNSITGKIPSSIGKFSNMVSLVMSENQLEGEIPIEISNMSSLYILDLSQNKLVGAIPKLSGLTVLRFLYLQKNNLPGSIPSELSKGSQLQLLDLRENKFSGKIPHWMDNLSELRVLLLGGNNLEGDIPIQLCRLKKIDIMDLSRNMLNASIPSCFRNMSFGMRQYVDDDDGPTFEFSISGYLPTISFNASLSIQPPWSLFNEDLQFEVEFRTKHYEYFYKGKVLENMTGLDLSWNNLTGVIPSQIGHLQPVRALNLSHNHLSGPIPITFSNLTQIESLDLSYNNLSGKIPYELTKLTSLEIFNVSYNNLSGTPPSTGQFATFIEDSYRGNPDLCGPLLDRKCEGAKSSPSSQSNDNEEEETNVDMITFYWSFTPSYITILLTFITVLHQSTLAFGLVLLH